CCGCAAACCCAAACGAGTACCAACACGATCCACGCCAGTATATTTCTTCGCTTCACCCAGGCATTACGCCGGGGCTTTTGCCCTGATACGGTCACCGTGCGTGCAAAGAATGGTACGATCAGTGCCGCCCTCCTGCGCCGCAGTGGTGGCAGCAGCAGGTACACCAATAAGGGCAAAGGCAGCAACAGCCCAACCCATTTATATGCCACCTCAAATTCCATGTCTGTGTTTTTGAATCCAGCGCCGGGTTTTAGCGACAAAAACCTGCACGGCTGTTTCAGGGACCGCTGCGTCTTTTTTATACAGTGCTCCTTCTAGCAACTGCGTATCTGCTCCTGAAAAAGAACTTTCTTTCCAGGTACTATTCAAAAATGTGGTGAGATCAGTGCCCCGCAAAGATGCTACGGCGCTTCTGCCGTAAACCTTCATGGAAACCCTCTTTATGAGCATCGCAGCTTCATACAATAATGCCGGGGAACCGGTTGCATCTCGGTAACGGATACAGGATTGCTGCAATGAATAAACAGCGTGTCTGCGGTAAATATTCCGGCGGTAATATCTCCCTAACAAAATAAACAGCAGTACCAACAGCAGCCCCAATAAACAAAACAATACATACCAGCCGGGTGCATCAAAACTGAACCGCACCTTTGAAGGCTCTATCAACTCTCCGAATTGTTTTGATGGCTCCTGCATAGACACTATGTTGATCT
The Chitinophaga sp. MM2321 DNA segment above includes these coding regions:
- a CDS encoding DUF4381 domain-containing protein encodes the protein MQEPSKQFGELIEPSKVRFSFDAPGWYVLFCLLGLLLVLLFILLGRYYRRNIYRRHAVYSLQQSCIRYRDATGSPALLYEAAMLIKRVSMKVYGRSAVASLRGTDLTTFLNSTWKESSFSGADTQLLEGALYKKDAAVPETAVQVFVAKTRRWIQKHRHGI